Genomic DNA from Nicotiana tabacum cultivar K326 chromosome 21, ASM71507v2, whole genome shotgun sequence:
tttcttaaagggTGTGCAAAGTAATACTGAAAAAGTAAAAGTGAACAGTGGGAACATATAATTTATACGCAATTGAGTGAGCGGGTATTCGGGTTAATTATCTTTATATTTGGACCTTTCTTAACTTTAATCCTTTGAGTAACGAGAAAATGACCAAatttaagggtgtgtttggtacgaatgaatctatttattttttttaaatctaatttttttcatattttatttcattaaatattttaatttttttttctcgtgaacttatttttttcaattgaaggaaaatgattttcctacaaaaaaaagaaaataatttccaaaaactctatTTCAACCTAAAGAGAACAAATTCCACTAggtgatatttttttatttgttcaaGTCTTAGTGGATAAAGTTATTCGGTACTTGGCTAACCCGAAATGTTCGCCTAGTAGTCAATGAAGAGGGTTAAAACCATGAGGTCTTCGGTTCAATATCCAGCAAAGACAAAAAATACGAGGTAATCTCTTCCTATCTAGTTAAGTGTTGGTAGATAGAGTTATATGGTACTTGTTGTTGGTGGACGATAGCAGATACCTTGTGAAATTAATTGAGTTGCGCGCAAGCTGGCTCGGACGCGgcgattattaaaaaaaatattacggTTATTAAAAACAATTAAATAGGGAGAATATAAAAGTATGTCCTTCAATAGAAAAAGAAtgaataaattaaaatatatgaaACAATTGTTTAGTTAACTGTACACATCATAACCAGGAAGAAATGCACAGATTCTTATAACCCATCGCTTAAATTACAAGGCAAAAAAAGGAGATTTctttttagagagagagagagagagagagagagtttgaaGGAAGGAGACATGCTTGATTTCAACCCAACAAGAAACAGCACTTGTGTTTATTTCGTACTATCTTATTAACTTTACCAGATTCCACAGGTCCTTAATTCTCTCCATTTcacttctctttcttctttgctttttctatttttgtattttcttatgtTCTTTCATGTTTCAGTATTTGTGTACTATTTCATTTTGCTattgatttttcaaaatttccttATTTGGGTATTGTGTATTATGTTGTGTTAGATAAAGAATGTTCTAGTGAAAATCTTGAATGCATGTTGACTTTAAAGTCAAAGGTATGTCCTTTGTAAGATAATTTTGGGTAAAGTTactatttttattggttttctgTATATTTTTTGTTTATGGGTTGTGATAGGAAACTGGGTTTTGTCTTCTATTAGTAACATTTGTAGAGTGTAGCTGTTGATGCAATAAAGATCTGaaaattttgttgacttttttcatGATCTTGTGTTCTTGTTCTGATCTAgtgtttttctcctttttttttttttgggattatGAGAAGTGGTTTCTGATAAAATAGCATTTTGATCAAGTCATGATCTTCAGGGTATAAGATTATCTTTCTGTTAGAACAAGATGCATGTGggttttttgttttaattttcccCCCATTGTAAATGGTATTAGCTACGTAATCCATGCAGACTTAGCGAAAGAAAAAAGATCTATATAAGCGAGACCTATTAGCTGAGGATATGTTTTAATCATGTTAGCACCTTATTATACGTCCTACGCTTTTCTAGGACTTATTTAGCCTTTCAGGGATGTATAATCACTAGAAAATATAAAGAACTTTTTGtactttttagttttattttgtaTTATATTCGTCCGGGCATGAGTTTATATGAAGTAATATGGTCAGATGGGCGGATGCAACATGGCAATCTTGGGTGCATATGAATTCAGTACTTGCGACGCGGAGCATAAATTTATaagtaaaaattcattaaaattataacaaatagtagatatgaacctataattttaaaaatacaatggattcaatgctaaaaaccttagaggttcaacccaaaaagtttaaatcttggatccgccttTGCATGGTCAGTGAGGATTCATTTAGTCGACCCCCGTTTGTTTGGACTGAGGCTTAGTTGTTGTCATTGTTGTTTTTGTAATTGGTATAGCTGATTCCATTTTAGGTGGTCATTTTGCTATTTGTTCCTATCCTTTATGCTATGTTTTTAGGGTCTATATCTATGAATGGACTAAATTAGGTTGGTGAACTACTTTTGTTAATATATTGATAAATTGCTAGTTACTGCATGTAAATATCAGACACAAAATTCTTGTCTACCTCTGTATGGGGTGCTCTGCTCATCAACCCTGGTACTactaatttaataaaattttcatgcttaaatgTTTTAGCATTGCATAAGCCTGTTGTCCTTGTGTAGTTTATCGTCTTTTGGAGTTCATATTGCAGTTCTGTACTTCCTGTACACCTTACAGTTCTTTTCTTATTGTTCATTTGCACATGGTATTAAGTTGTTCGATAACAATACATTGGGACTATGTCCACTGGTTCCCTTGTCAACTCATCTCGCTAATCCATCTTTTTATATCGACGTGCTTAATAGCAGAATGGGGATGTAGTTGTTCATGTAACAGGTCGATGACATTTTAAATTACTGCAGTTCTTGATAGAGTATCTGTATATTCGTCTTTGCAATATAAGGGTGTGCAGTTCTGATAGCATGTCTTTAGTAAATTTGGACTTGGTATGTCTTATGCCATGTTAATCTTCTTTGCTTAGTATCCTTGAGGATTTAGCTCTATATTCTTTGCAGCCTGAAGCATAGTCTGGAAATCTGTCGCTAATCTTCATTATGGATAAGTAAATGGCTGTACTATACTAGTACAATTTTACCAAAGAAAAGCTTAGAGCTTACATCTGTTTTATGCATCATTTTGCTGTCAATAGCTAATCATGGTGGAGTTACGATGAACAAGAAACTTCACATAAATTTTTTGCCTCAGAAGTGGTATTTCCGTCTCCTTGCTGTCAGGAGATGAAGTCTTTGGATCCAGACTTACAAGGCGAGACATTGCGGTTGACACATTCAACTATTAACTCCCAGGACGAAATGACTACCTCGAAGAAAACAAATTCTCAAGATCAATGTGCCTCCTCAGAATACGGTACACATACTTTAAGATTGTTAAGCTTTTATTGCAACTCCCTTCTATATCTCATTTAATCTTCATTAGTTCAGTTTAATATAATGACTGAGAACTGTACTACTCAAATTACAATAATGAATGAATTCCCGGTGGTTCTTTTTGTGTGTAGAGACACATCTCGATTGGTACAGGTGATCCTTGCTTATACCACATTATTTGTTCTTAACAAGTTAATGAGTTTCTTAAATATATAATAGCAAAAATGTTATTTGTCAATTGGGCAAGTTTTCTTTCTGATGTATAAGTAGCCTCTCGGAGTTTCCCTCAACGGGCTTTAGCTTTTTTACTTGATGAAGTTTTTTGCTTATAACAGTGGCTATCTTACATCTTGCGTTTGATTTGCCAGTTCATGATGAAAGATATGGAAGAGATATGCAAGCTCAAATAAAGCCTGCTCTTTTTTCGTCGCAAAATGAAGTGGCCCATTCAACAGTATGTTTCTAGAGACTTTTGCTTTAGCTTTTGTCATAatctaatttatcatttttcatgttGCAGGGTTTCTCTCCCTTTGGTTACTCTGATCCCTATATGAGTGGCTTATATACTGCTTATGGACCTCAAGCTTTTGTGAGTACTTCGCTTTCATTTTTGTCTCTTGTAGTGTTCGCTTTGAAGTTTCCTCTCTATATCTTCAAAGATGAGATGTTTGCTTAATTTCTAGTATACATGGCTTGATTGCAAATATGTTTGACCTTTTTCTTCTTTGACTTAATCTGAAAAATGTTACGGATTTAATACATGTAATTTTGTGATATACCGGATGCAGTATTTTGTTGAGTCACGCTATAAATATCGAATAGAACTTGGTCATTTTAGACGTAGCTATCACAAGTTTGCAAAGGAGATGAATATTCTCTTGTAAAAGTTCTAATATTGATATTTGGTCAATGCAGCCACAAATGACGGGGATAGCGCCTACACGGGTCCCACTCCCCCTAGATCTTGCAGAGGATGGACCAATTTATGTAAACGCAAAACAGTACCATGGGATCATGAGACGGAGACAGATACGTGCTAAGCTTGAGGCTCAGAACAAACTTGTCAAAAATAGAAAGGTATTTTGGGTACTTTCTGCTCTTCCCCAGTTTTAGTAGTTCATTCAGCTCACATATGTGTCTCATTTTCATTCAATGAAAACGTGATAGACAGATTAAAAGTAGCAAGATGGTGGCAACTCAGAACTGTTTCATCCTTTTATCTCTAACCTGTGCTTACCATATTTCCTTTAACAACTTAAGAGGGGAATTTTTCCTCACGAAACAACACTATATGCATCGACAACAACAACGTACCCAGTGTGATCCCATAgggtgtacgcaaaccttacccctaccttgtgtgAAGTAGAGAGGCCGTTTCCGATAGACCTTTGGCTCAAGAAAAGCGTTTTTAAAACAGGTTTGAAAAATACAAGAGTAAAAACGCTAAGATGAAAACAAACTATATGCATGTCTGCATAAAATAATTCAGTAACAGTTGTCAACATATTTGGCATTTTAAATTGCAGCACATTCTGCTATTAACAAACTTTCATCAGCCTGTATAATGGTTAACAAAGACTATTAGTGCCGACTCTTCCATGTATTTGCATGTTGCATGATCATAAGTACTTCTTTAATCAAAGTCTCCTCTTTCACAAAAAATACTGCGGACATCAATCTGCTGCAAATTGCTCAGGTAGGTGAAAAGCATTTTCTGAGGACATCAGTCTACTGCAATTTTTTCCATGAAATTATATTCAGGAATAAGCAAAACGTGATCAGGCATTATATCGTTAAATAAGTGCCCAAGGAAGCCATGATTCCCCGAGTCTGTTTACTCTGGTTCTTTGTAAATTGTGTGCTAAAACTTTTTTTACAACTGTTGTCTTGACATGCGAAACTTCATCGTTTTGATAGTTTTTTGTAAAAGAAGCAGGCAAATAGGCTGGTTAGAGAGATCTAaagaaaggaaacaaaagaaattggcagttttcgtttctttttttttggggggtggggtggggtttttgggggggggggggttgggggGGCGACTAGCAATTTTGCATATCCGTATCTTGGGGAATTGATATACCAGTAACCAAATAGGACAAGATGAAGTTAAATAGGAAGTTCTGCACAGAAGCAACTCGTGGGATTACTACCATTACAAAGTACAGGGTAGTCTAGTTCCCAATTATAGGCTTCCTAAACTTCTTGACTTTAACTTTTATCATTCTTCAGGATGAATTTTGGACTTATTCTTCTGGTCTTTTATTGCAAATGCAGCCATATCTTCACGAGTCACGGCATCTTCATGCAGTAAATAGAGTTAGAGGGTCCGGAGGACGTTTTCTTAGCTCAAAGAAAGTCAATCAATCTGATCCAAATAGTTACCCTACTAACTCAACTTCTTCTCAAGACTCAGTTGAGCGCGAAAATTCAACTTCTGCTTTCTCAAGTGTCCGGAAAGATGTCAACAACGGCGTCAGCTTCCAGCAGCAACCTGATCACAGGGCCTTTGGTGTATCCTCTCACATGGCTATTACCATGCAAGGCAATGGGGCTCAGCAACGTGCTCCAATTGTCCGGTGATAACTTCTAATCGACAAAGATAGTCACCGGCAGGCAAATCATCCTTGGCTTTATCCTTTAAATCAAGTCTCTCTTGTTTTTGTAAGTGTCAAATGGATTTCCACTGTAGTAATGGTAAATTTGGTTGTTAATCCTAAATTTGAACCTAGACTTAAGAAACGAATGTTTTTGGTACTGAATTCGTTATCTGGTCTGGTTGCACGTCTGCACCAAGCTTAAAATGCTGTTAGTGTATGCATTGAAGTTATGATTGATAAaccaaaaggaaaagagaagtaaAGTAATGGTTACTGGTTGTGTATTGAGTGGCACAAGAGATTGATGTATAATGCCAAATTCAATCAGAAAATTTGTGCAATGTATTCAGTGGACTTTCATGAAATCTGAGCTAGCTTGAAATGTGTTTTTGAACTACTTAGGACATGAAACATTTTCCTTTGACTCTAATAGTATCTTAGAACCACTATCAAGATTGTGGTGAGATGGATAGGATCCAAGATTGTGGTGGGATGGATAGGATCCTCCACTGCATAGGTGGTGACTTGAAATGTAGGTAGGCAAAGCTGCAAAGGAAAATGTTTCTATCCATAGTACAGTCAGACATCTTTATAACATCGCTATATAACAACCATTtactataaaagccaagtttcttttggaatcaattttcatgctatgttataatatatgttctctataacaacacttcactataacgACCAAAGAAATTTGGAACAAACAaaattgttatagagaggtttgactgtagaATTCTTTCCCCTTTGCAATAAGCTTTGCGTAGTGTGAATCCGAATTAGCAGAGCCCCAATCCGAACTCCGGAAATTGTTTATGATTTTCTtgatcattttttcctttttatccaAATGAGGATGAAGGTAAATTACATGACGATGTTTGAACGGAGTTTGCCTTTTCGAGCTAGTAACGAAAATACATACCACTATGTACGTAACATCACTCAGAAGGGCAAGCAAATGAGAACATCAATGTAATAAAGGAATAACTGACTTAATCATAATTGATTGAAATCTAATACAACAAGGAAAGAAGATGTGTGATTGCACTTCACTAGGAAAACTGATgctttttaaagatattattactaCTCTTCAACTGCCAATAAACTACATATTTCTCCTGCTACATGGGGATAAATCAGTCAACACTAGATGATACAACTTCTGAAGCTCATCCTTGAATTTAGCCTTAAGGGGTTCGCGCTTCAATTTGAGAGCTGCAGTAACTAATCCGGACTCGGGTGTCCATGGCTCGGGTATCAACTTGATCTTTGCAGGAATCTCAAATTTGTCCAATTTTGCAGCTTTGCCTACCTGCATTTCAAGTCAATCACCTACACATTCATCACTCTATAGTTGAAAACTAGTCACAAATTATTTCCGTGAAGATTAGAGATCTTTTGCTTCGGTAGAGTTAAATCTGTTATTGGCAAAAAGATATTAACTCATTCACTGTTTGCAATGACAATGACAGCATTCTTCGATTACGTTGTCTGGGATTTATGTCTTATGATAGCGTCGAGTTATCCTATATAGAGCTTAACACTGAGCTGTCAGATATACAAGCCAGGTTCATTTTCAGTAGGATCGTCGTGATTATAATTGGCATGAAAAAGGAGACAAACCTTTGAAAGCGATTGCTGGACCTCATTGACCGCTTCAACTTTGTTGCATAGATCGGAAAAAGCTCTGTGCTCGACGCCATTTTCTTGTGCCCACTTCTCAAGCACCTTTTGTGAAGGAACTATTAGTGCTACACAGAAATTGTGGAAGGGGTCTGCATACACCATTATGTTATCGACATAATTGCTTGATAAAAGTGCTGCCTCAACCTGCAATGAACGTTAATTCATCAAACTATTTCCAGAAATCAAGACTTAAAGAGGAGAAACAAATTTGGTAAGACAAATTTGAAGCAAGAAATACCAAACTCAGTTCAGATGCCAAAATAACAGATAAAATCCCTGTAAATATAATATAAAGTGTTTACAGTGCCCGCTACTGCCATTGTATAATATGCAGTTGCATTGAGCGAGTATCCAAAATAAACAATTATAAATCGCCACCAAAATGAACTCGGAAGTCACAGTCAGATGCACCAAATCAAACCAGTTTATGTTcattgtaactccaagcaaagcATTGAATGTATATTTCTGGAAAATGACGTGACGGAGGGGAAAAGAAAATAGTGAATGCCGACCTATCCAAAAATAAACAAATGACACAAAGAAGTACCTTTCCAAGTGAGATATACTCCCCGTGCTGAAGTTTAACAATATCTTTCTTTCTATCAATGATTTCAAGGCATCCATCAGGATGAAACCTTCCGATGTCGCCTGTGTAGAACCAGCGCACGCCCCTCTCATCAACCTGATACAATAATGGCATAAACAGGCTTCTGTTATAAACAAATTCAGTCCATTTACACAAGGAAAAGCTCAGTACTACCTTGTACACctcattagttttgtcatcaTTGTTGAAGTAACCAGCAGTAACACTGTTCCCACCAACAACTACTTCTCCCCGAGGCATCGGCTTATCAACAATTCTGTAGCCTCCTTCTTCCCAAGAAATAAGCTGTATTGTTAAACACAGGACATACTAACCTCAGGGAACATTTATGACATTATCCTTAGTTCTTAGAATGTGATAAACACAAGGGTGAGAAGACTTTGAGTAAAAGTCATAAGctttaaaaaaaagggaaatgtTAGACACTTGCTAATGCAGTTTTAATAACACTGCGATTTCAAACAGGAAGCTGAATTCTCTTATGTATGAGAAAGTAATTGACCTGTTGGTATTACTCTTCTAACTACATGAACACTAATTTCCCTATAGTCGGATTATTTTGTCCACTGCATGAAATTCCACCAAATGTATCTATCCAGAACAACTTTGTTGAATAGTTAAAACATAGATCAATAAATGATTGAATGTAGCAGATGGTCTCAAAAGAATTCTATAGACTGATTATGAATGGGACAATCCCAGATTATCCATACATGAGATTTTATCAATCTTTTTACCAAGAAGTACCCATCATACCTTTATATAGGAACAAGGAAGAGGTGGACCAACACGACCAACTGAAGGATCATCTGACTCGGTAAAGGCAGCTCCGGCAAATGTCTCTGTCAAGCCATATCCCTGACCAATAGGAGCTCTGCAGCAAATGATTATAAAAATTCTAACATTAAACATCCCGTCCAGAGAGCAATGTTGAAAAAAAAAGTGAACACATTCGCTTTTTAAATACAAGTAAACTATATTCAAACAATTTCCTGACGTTAAGACGGTAGAAAAGTTACCCCATACAAATGTTGATaaatctttgtgaatctcttgaCAGAGGAGCACCACCGCAAAGCATGAAACGGATATCTCCTCCGAGTACTGATCGTATCTTTTTAAAAACAATTACCTCCCATAATCGTTTCTCTAGACCCCATGCTCCAAACCAGCTACCTTCCATAGCGTCCAATTGGCGCTTAAAGGCAATATTGAAAAGTTTCTTGGCAGATCCTCCCTTCTCCTCCACCTAGATTGAGAAAAATATAACCAACAGATTAGTACTTCAGGTTAGGCCCTATACTCCAACTAAAATATGCACTTTCCAGCTCAAACCTTCTTTATAACACCATCCCTAACACGATCCAGAATGGCTGGAACCGCCGCCATTAAAGTAGGCTTTAAAGCGGAGGCATCTCCCTGTGTCCCTTTCATGATTTTATTAGATGTATCTGTCAACGTCAGAGCCGACCCATAACCAATTGACGCACCAGCAGTCAACATAACCGTCTGCAGGACCAGAATTGCTTAGAACTAAAACAATTTTCATTGCTAGATAAAGACTCAAGGAAACAAAAACGATATATAGACTCTGAAGATTACCTCAGCAGCTAACTCAAAAACATGAGCTAAAGGTAGGTATGCCAAATAGACATCACTGCTTCCAAGTTTTGGAATAACAGTTGTAACTGCAGCTGCAGTGGCTACGATATTGCCATGAGTTATCATGACACCctaaaacataaataaataaaaaaaaaaaacttaattaaGAACACTTCAAGCAAACTTTTTCTAACAAACGAAGAGGATaacattaaaaatttaagtttgatTAAACTCAAAGCCAAAAGAGATTAATGATTATTATTGCATTGGAAACAGACATCTAGAGTATAAAACTTATGAGATTACATTATGGCAAAAGTTAATGCTCATTTTCTTTTTGCTCGCTCGGTTTAAGCTTTTATAGCGTAATTGATAGGATTGAAAGAAGAAACATTTTCCAGGACTAGGGTTGAACTCTTCCTAAGGGAAAATGCCAAGTGTGTGCCATGACTACTTTGTCTTTGAACAGGCAGAATGCTGTTTTAGAATCTGCAATAACAAAGTAGAATAAGCTTTGTTGTCCTAACAAAAGCTAGGAAAGAAAGGAGCTCTCTTTTTCCCAGCCTTCTTTCTAAAGGCATACAGTGCGTTCTCGCTTTTAGAGGGAATTCAAGTGAAATCTAGTATAGGGATTTTAAGAAAACGCCTTGGCGATCAATGGTTAAGGATGAGTATAATGAGATACTGTTTGGGTCCTGCAAAAGTGATCAGAGACATCTCAGTCTAATCAATTCTATTCATTGCATTAATCACCGAGCTTTTGCCCGTGGAGTCAAGATGGATGAGCCATATTTTATTGTTCAGCTTCAGCCTTGTAACCATTAAATAACAGAAAAGATCTGGCCGTGTGAAAAGCTCTGATGCTCTATCCCATTGAGGAATCGAGAACATATTTGGTTGTGGTTTCTCTTGCGTTCCAGCTTAAAGCTAAATATCATATCAGAAGGAAAAATTAAAAGCAAGTTGCACCATACCTTAGGCATTCCTGTGCTGCCACTTGTATACATGATCACTGCAATATCTTTCTTTATAGGCAGTATCGGCTGAATGGGACTACTTTTACCCACTTTTTCAACTTCAGAGAAAGATGTCACCTTCCAGCTGTCaatattcatagaaatgcttGAATCTATTGCAGTCTCATTGTCTTCAAAATATATGACATTCTTGATGGTTTTCAAGCTAGAACCAATTGCAGCCAATTTTTTAAGTTGCTTGGCATCACAAATCAACATGGATGCTTGAGTCTGTCAATAACCACAGGTAAAACCAATTCATTACATGTCACCGACACCTTGTGTAATCTaggagaaaaaaatatttaaactgacCCACCTCATTTAACGAGTGTATTAGGGCATCATCTCCCAAAGAAGCATAAATAGTAACAACAGTGATATTCTGGCGGAAGCATCCCTGAGAAAAACAATTTCACCTATTAAAACTTATTGCACTCCTGTAGTAATAAGATAACAAACAAATACAGGAACTATTTCAATATACAATAGGATTAACTCAAATACCTGAAAGGCAATTAGCCACTCCGCACGAGTTTCAGAGAAGATAGCAGCACGAGTCTCCACATCGTGACCCAAATTAACAAGTCCGGAGGCAAAGTTGCAAACACGATCAAATGTTTGCCCATAAGTCTCCCACTGATACTCTCCCAAGTGAAGTTTCTCAAACTTCCTTCCATCCTTTGCTGTTATAAAGTCCCTATTAACTAGTTTTCTAGTCCCAAGACAGCGCTTAGACGAATGTTTTTTACAAGACTTCTCAAATAGAGCTGCCATCGTTGTAGCCCCTTCCCAAGGAACTTCAACTAATTTGTCCGATTTAGCATTTCGCATTGCGAAACCTGCCTCACCACCAACTTGAACTGGAACTCCTCTCTGTTTTGCCTTTTTCTTCCCCATAAGTACCAATGAGAGGAATATAGGTATTATAATCGCAATAACAACAGCCCCAGCAACCGCAGATGACCCCTGGTCATTGAATAAGGAGACATAACTATTGCTGGCCATTCTCTCCAATATATTCCGATTGTAATTACTTCCTTCAGAACCTTCTATTTTATATGCTATACAGTTCTACGCTTCCACAATACTCttcaaaataaaaaacaaaaaaagagacaTAAGACATAATACACAAATCAGCACCATTGCAGGCAAGCAACAGCGAGCAATGCAAATGTGGCATTTCGGACAAAAAGGCATTCCCCAATGACATGAACCAATTAATGCAATTAGTATGGCATTCTCTGCCCAAGAAGATACATCAAATGAATGGCCAATGAGCTAAAACTAcaaaaactaacaaatatttgTGCATTTTCAGTCAATTTTCATAAGATAAGCATCGTGAATACTTTCAAATGTGTAAATGAGTAATGGTTCGAACCTCACTATCATTACTCACAGTGGCGGATCCATGAATTCTAATAAGGGgattcaaaaaatccaaaagtgTTAAACTTGGGACTTGAACGTGTATTTCTCTTATGTTAATGGTTCGAACCTCACTATCATTACTCACAGTGGCGGATCCATGAATTCTAATAAGGGgattcaaaaaatccaaaagtgCTAAATTTGGGACTTGAACATGTATTTCTCTTATGttaaggggattcaaaaacattttatatatataaaaattgttTTACCCTTTGATTACATAGAATCCTCAACCTCATTAGTTTAAACCCTTTTCATTAAGAGGCTATATTGTTCAGTTTTTTCATAGACATAAAAAGCATTAACACAtaatatacaaaaagaaaaacaaaatacatTATTGCTTCTCATAAACAGCTCAAACACTTACAGTTGGAGAAAAATCAATTCGCGAAATGTACAAAAATCA
This window encodes:
- the LOC107785394 gene encoding long chain acyl-CoA synthetase 8-like isoform X1, whose translation is MASNSYVSLFNDQGSSAVAGAVVIAIIIPIFLSLVLMGKKKAKQRGVPVQVGGEAGFAMRNAKSDKLVEVPWEGATTMAALFEKSCKKHSSKRCLGTRKLVNRDFITAKDGRKFEKLHLGEYQWETYGQTFDRVCNFASGLVNLGHDVETRAAIFSETRAEWLIAFQGCFRQNITVVTIYASLGDDALIHSLNETQASMLICDAKQLKKLAAIGSSLKTIKNVIYFEDNETAIDSSISMNIDSWKVTSFSEVEKVGKSSPIQPILPIKKDIAVIMYTSGSTGMPKGVMITHGNIVATAAAVTTVIPKLGSSDVYLAYLPLAHVFELAAETVMLTAGASIGYGSALTLTDTSNKIMKGTQGDASALKPTLMAAVPAILDRVRDGVIKKVEEKGGSAKKLFNIAFKRQLDAMEGSWFGAWGLEKRLWEVIVFKKIRSVLGGDIRFMLCGGAPLSRDSQRFINICMGAPIGQGYGLTETFAGAAFTESDDPSVGRVGPPLPCSYIKLISWEEGGYRIVDKPMPRGEVVVGGNSVTAGYFNNDDKTNEVYKVDERGVRWFYTGDIGRFHPDGCLEIIDRKKDIVKLQHGEYISLGKVEAALLSSNYVDNIMVYADPFHNFCVALIVPSQKVLEKWAQENGVEHRAFSDLCNKVEAVNEVQQSLSKVGKAAKLDKFEIPAKIKLIPEPWTPESGLVTAALKLKREPLKAKFKDELQKLYHLVLTDLSPCSRRNM
- the LOC107785394 gene encoding long chain acyl-CoA synthetase 8-like isoform X2 encodes the protein MASNSYVSLFNDQGSSAVAGAVVIAIIIPIFLSLVLMGKKKAKQRGVPVQVGGEAGFAMRNAKSDKLVEVPWEGATTMAALFEKSCKKHSSKRCLGTRKLVNRDFITAKDGRKFEKLHLGEYQWETYGQTFDRVCNFASGLVNLGHDVETRAAIFSETRAEWLIAFQGCFRQNITVVTIYASLGDDALIHSLNETQASMLICDAKQLKKLAAIGSSLKTIKNVIYFEDNETAIDSSISMNIDSWKVTSFSEVEKVGKSSPIQPILPIKKDIAVIMYTSGSTGMPKGVMITHGNIVATAAAVTTVIPKLGSSDVYLAYLPLAHVFELAAETVMLTAGASIGYGSALTLTDTSNKIMKGTQGDASALKPTLMAAVPAILDRVRDGVIKKVEEKGGSAKKLFNIAFKRQLDAMEGSWFGAWGLEKRLWEVIVFKKIRSVLGGDIRFMLCGGAPLSRDSQRFINICMGAPIGQGYGLTETFAGAAFTESDDPSVGRVGPPLPCSYIKLISWEEGGYRIVDKPMPRGEVVVGGNSVTAGYFNNDDKTNEVDERGVRWFYTGDIGRFHPDGCLEIIDRKKDIVKLQHGEYISLGKVEAALLSSNYVDNIMVYADPFHNFCVALIVPSQKVLEKWAQENGVEHRAFSDLCNKVEAVNEVQQSLSKVGKAAKLDKFEIPAKIKLIPEPWTPESGLVTAALKLKREPLKAKFKDELQKLYHLVLTDLSPCSRRNM
- the LOC107764454 gene encoding nuclear transcription factor Y subunit A-6-like, whose translation is MLTLKSKEMKSLDPDLQGETLRLTHSTINSQDEMTTSKKTNSQDQCASSEYVHDERYGRDMQAQIKPALFSSQNEVAHSTGFSPFGYSDPYMSGLYTAYGPQAFPQMTGIAPTRVPLPLDLAEDGPIYVNAKQYHGIMRRRQIRAKLEAQNKLVKNRKPYLHESRHLHAVNRVRGSGGRFLSSKKVNQSDPNSYPTNSTSSQDSVERENSTSAFSSVRKDVNNGVSFQQQPDHRAFGVSSHMAITMQGNGAQQRAPIVR